From Fusarium musae strain F31 chromosome 8, whole genome shotgun sequence:
ACGGCACGCTACAGGACCAATGGGTTTGGTCTTGATCTGACCGACGAGGACCAGGCTGCTCTTAACTCTTACCGGTCCAGCCGTCGCGCCGTGTTACATACCCTTGACCGGAACGTTAAACACTCGCGCGCAGCACATAAACTGATTCGCCACTTCCGCCGCTCTTTGTACTTTCCTACTATAGACTTTCATGTCGGCTCCATAGACGAGTATATCTCATCCCGTCTGGCTGAGACGGATAACCAGCCTTTCTTGTCTCATGCAATCCTCGACCTCCCTTCCGCTCACGACCACGCTTCCCAGATTATTCAGGCCCTTCACCCTAACGGCcttcttgtcatcttcaCACCCTCCATTAGTCAAATCGGCGACTTCCAAACCTGGGTTGCTCGCACAGGCCAACCCATGCGCCCTGAGAGGGTAATTGAACTTGAGGTTTCGACAACGGCCGACGGTGTACTTGATACTGGCGGTGGCAAGGAGTGGGATGTCAAAACCGTTATCCCCAGAGAAAACCCCGAGGGCGCTGCAGTGCAGGTCATGCGACCCAAGGTGGGTGAGCGAGTCACTGGTGGTGGGTTTGTAGCTGTTCTCAGGCGATGGCCTGTTGATCAAATACGCCCCCAAGTTGAGTCCTCTACACAGGAGAGTTCTTctgaagttgaggatgaatttgaggatgagggagcttctgaagctgaggGCAACCCAGAGCTTGAAGGAACTACCCAAGCTGAGGGCACAGTGGAGACTGAGCCAGCGAAGACTGAATGATGTTCATGAATCTTGTACAACACAATCTGTATTGTAGACTTTTAAACCTATAGAGTTTAGGCATATATAAGGCAAACAATAGATGAAGCAACGACTGTAGTAAGAGTGGAAGAACAGTAATGCCGCTTGCTATCTCGGTCTGGCTCCCCAAAGCATGAATGGGTATCTCTATGCAACATGCTCAAATATCAAGTCATATCTCCTCCTCACATTCAATCATCAAGATTTCATAATCATCCCTGTCccgtctttcttttttccccaATCCTTTGCACTCCTTTTCCAAATTCTGCAGAGTGCAATGTCCAGCATTTCCCCCATATTAAGAACCCAAAAAATGACCCCGTAGCTTGAAATACCAGTGCATCCAGTGCGTGGTCTAACCCGACCTGCGGCACCGAAGATTAATCAAACAAGTAAAAGAGAACTTATGCCTCTGCTTCAGAGGAACGAAATGAAATAAAGATTGCTTTCCGTGGTTCAATCTTGTGGTATAGCCTCTTTTTCTGAGGAACGGGCTTGCGCCGCATGGAATCTTCCAACCTGTAATGCTTTCCAATTAAGCTTGCGTAAATTGCGCAATGTTGTGACCGATAAGGAAAAGTAGAGGAAGAAAATATTGTGTTGTGTTAAGTGCTTAGACACTGGTGATGCGCTCAAGAGGAGCTCGAGCGCAGCAGACCATGAGCTTCAGGCTTGTACCGAGCTCTTCAGACTCAGAGAGTAGAGACTTATCGCTCCAGATGCTCTTTCCAGAGGGGTTCTCAGCTGCGTTCTCATAGCATCGTGTGTACCACCATCGTCCAACGCGACTGACCATCTTGGTGATGCCCTCGTCTGCCAAGGGGCTGTTATCGCTCATCATCTCGGATAGACTTGGcggatccttcttcttctcagcagtaGCTTTGCCCTTGTCGGCCTTGCTGTCTGAGCGAGTGACGGAACTTGCCACAGGCACACCCACTCGTGCTGCCTTGATAGTAGTGAAACCAACCTTGCCGAGAAGACGAACAATAAGGTCCGCGGTTGATCCGAGACTAGTATCAGGTGTCTTCTCATTGATCCTCTCTTTGAGACGGCGGACTGTACGCCGGCCCCGGTTGCCCATATTGTTCAGGTCAACGTCAAGAATGGAGAGCTCGATGAAGCCTCCTGGCTTCAGCACACGACGAGCTTCAGTGAGGATGCTGCGGTAGTATGCTTCAGGAGCTGCGACGGGGAAGCGGTACACAACAGCCGTAAAGCTCTGAGGGGCGAAGGGAAACTTGTCAAGGTGAGAGACATATTGGATCTGATGGTGGTTTGGAGGGCTGAGAGGAAAGCTCGAAGATGAACTCTTGAGTTCTTCAGGAAGAGGAGCACGAGGAGAGAGGTTGAAAAAGGTAGCAGCCGGATATGTTTCCGCAGCGTAGAATGACCAGTCATCGTTACCGAGGCCATCAATCACAAGGATCGAGTGCCTCTTCAGTGATCCCTCAACAGGAACCAGTTCGTGGCGAACGTCACTGAAGAGAACATGCCCAAAGGTAAGCCACTTGCTTACCGTCATTGAACCAACTCTGAGGTTGACTTGTGCGAGTGGTGACCCATCCTCCGAAGAGGAACTGGCATCAGATCGTCTTGTCTTGCGGGAAGATCGGCTACTTCGCCGAGATACTTCGCCAGTTGCAGGCACCTCGGTGTTGGTATTGGTGTTGCGATCTTCATAACCCGAAACAAACTTGGAGACTGAGAAGGGAGTACTGGGGCTTGGGTGAGGTTGGAAGGCCGCCCGAAGACGTTCAGTCATATCAGCGCTGCAAGTGCTGGAGATGGTTGTTGCCTTGGATTGTCGACTTGCCTTCTTATCGAAGACAATCGTCGGCGACTCCAAGGGCTTCTCCTTGCTAGCCAGCTTCGACTCGTAAGTTTCAAGATGGAACGGTGTACCTCGTGACGAAGTTGCAGAGGGAAGTGCTTTgccagcatcttctccaaggaGATCATCATACTCATCCCACACCTCATCTTCTGCGGGAGGATCATAAGGCTGCGGGATCACAGCAGTAGAGCCAGAGAAGGCGAGAATGCCAGAACAGCTAGAGCTAGATGTACCAATAGTTCCCTCGGAGTCCTTGCGAGGCGAAAAGGCTAAGAACTCCTTTTCAACCCGGCTCAAAGCAGGAG
This genomic window contains:
- a CDS encoding hypothetical protein (EggNog:ENOG41); this translates as MRLSNPSALTGLPFTPLKRFYSSSRTVQKNDVLFLRQQGIKAPKWHLTSPLRADTKIRLGYGASINSSELIGRQVLDVVNDSSGRLVTLHEPTLASYIINSPRQATPIYPHHANTIVSLLDLNLSRPGEEEHDADPNHPAQPFEIFEAGTGMGSLTLHLARALHAANPAVPPNLRNTLCTARYRTNGFGLDLTDEDQAALNSYRSSRRAVLHTLDRNVKHSRAAHKLIRHFRRSLYFPTIDFHVGSIDEYISSRLAETDNQPFLSHAILDLPSAHDHASQIIQALHPNGLLVIFTPSISQIGDFQTWVARTGQPMRPERVIELEVSTTADGVLDTGGGKEWDVKTVIPRENPEGAAVQVMRPKVGERVTGGGFVAVLRRWPVDQIRPQVESSTQESSSEVEDEFEDEGASEAEGNPELEGTTQAEGTVETEPAKTE